The region GCTTTATAATTGTCCCGTTGGTTGAATTCAGGGATTTTTTGTTCATAGTTTAATGCGAGCCTGTCTACATCCTGCCGGGCAATTTCTATTGTTTTGGTCTTGTCTATATTTTCTACCCATTTTTTAAAGATTATTTCTCCGTCCTTTAAGCCATATAGAGACACGGGGAAATCGGTTTTTCTTTTGTTTTTAATGGTAACCCGTAACGAATCTTTTGTTTTATATAATCTTTGAATGGTAAAATCTATTTTTTTATTTGAGTCTACATAGTCCTGGAAAAACCAGGAAATATCTTTATTGGCGTGGCTTTTTAAAGTTTGTTCAAAAGCTTCTGCCGTGGTGGGTTGTATTTTATTTTCCTGGTAGAACTCTTTAACTGCATTTTTCACCTTATCGTTCCCGAGGTAATCTTCAAGATATTTAAGGCCCACCCCGGCTTTATAGGCATTAGCAATATTTTTATTGAACTTAACCAGGGAATCCTGAGCGGCCGTAAGGGGCTGGTCTAAATTCATTCGTGCCATATTCATATAAAGAAACTGGTACTGGTCGTTAAATTCCAGGTCTGCAGCGTGAAACCATCGTATACCAATAATATTGCTGAGATTTCCTAAGAGTTTCATTTTAGGATAATACTCATTTACATAATCTATCATTAAAGAAACCAGAATAGCATCGTGAACCCACTGTTCTTTACGCGGATTAATATGCACTGAATTTTTCAGCAGGTAATTGGTGATAGTTTTAAACTGCTTGATATCATATTGAAAACCATCTGGAAAAGGACGAATAAAACCCGGTAATTGGTTTAAACCATAAATAGGACTATTTAAATAATCGTCACGGGTTACAAAAATGTTTTTATGGGGGTATTCACCAAGCCTGTTGTTGTAGTATTTTATAATACGATCTAACAGAATTCTTTTAATTTCTGGCTGGAGTTCGTCGTCATCTACGTTTGTGAAGACTTCGTGAGCTTCAGTTCTAATAGACTCAAAAATAAAAGAATTGGTAAGATATAATTTAGTGTCTAATTGATCTTTACCTGAAAGCTTAACTGTTTTAGAACCGTTACTCGTTCTAACACTTTCAAAATCCAGGGCCGATCCCACGTAATATTTAGGGGGAGTGGTGAGGGTTATTTCAACATCATGCATTGCATTATATTGATCGCCTAAATCTTTATGGCTATAAACTTCCCAATTACCATTTTTATAAACGCCGGGAGTAATATACCAATACCGTAGTTTGTAATTATTATTTGAATCTACCCCGTAACGTGTAAATTTATCTATTGGAACTTTTACCTCGTAATCTAAGTTTATAGTGATGCTTTTACCAGGAAGCAAAGGGTTGTAAAGATTAACTCTAATAAGATCCTGGGCCTGGTTTGGGCGTTCCCAAATAAGGGATTCGTTTTCGGTATTGGTGAGTTTATTAATGTAGGTAGCGCCTCGTTCTTCATTTTTGGCAAATCTAAAGCGCCTTGCAAATTCTTCGGCAAAACGTTTTGCCAGGGGAGTGTCTTTTGCACTAAAAGCATTTGCCCAATCATTAAGGTAGATTTGGGTAAGGGTATCGTTACTGGAGTTGGTATAAACCAATTCCTGTTCTATGGTAAAAGTGTGTGTACTATCGTTTAAGTGAGCATTTAAGGAGATGGAGTTTTGCGTAAAACCCCATCCAATTCCCACAAAAAAAAATAAATAAAACAGATAAAATCTCAATGGGAATATATTTAACTTAACACAGAATTCGAGCTAAATATAATCAAAGTTTTTTTCCCTTCTCAAGATTTGATTAAAAGTTAGGACTAAGATTATATTCCCCGTAGAATTCATTCAAAATTTCGATAACCTCATCTTCGGTATCTACTACCTGAACAAGATCCATATCTGGGGCACTAATGTTTTGAAAAGTATCTAAAAGAGTTTTTTGCACCCAGTCTACGAGACCTCCCCAAAAATCTCTTCCCACTAAAATAATAGGGAATTTATCTATTTTATGAGTTTGAATTAGCGTGATTGCTTCAAATAGTTCGTCTAACGTTCCAAAACCTCCTGGCATTACAACAAAACCCTGAGAGTATTTTACGAACATTACTTTTCTAACAAAGAAATAATCGAAATCGAGACTTTTATCGTTGTCAATATATGGGTTGTCGTGTTGCTCAAAAGGAAGATCAATGTTTAATCCTACTGAAGTTCCGCCACCAAGATGAGCACCTTTATTACCAGCCTCCATAATGCCGGGGCCACCGCCGGTAATTACGCCGTAGCCATTTTCGACAATTTTTTTAGAAATTTTTTCTGCCAGTTTATAATATTTTTGATCTGGTTTGGTTCGTGCTGAACCGAAAATTGAAACGCAGGGCCCAATTTGACTTAGCTTTTCATAGCCATTTACAAATTCGCCCATTATTTTAAAGATCGCCCAGGAATCGTTGGTTTTAATTTCGTTCCAGGCTTTATTTTTAAGATTATTGTTCATATTATAATTAGTATTGTTAGTGTAATTCTTTTTTAAGGAAACCGGCAGTATAACTTTTCTTTGATTTGGCAACTTCTTCGGGTGTGCCTTTAGCGATTACTTTACCGCCATTTTTACCACCTTCGGGGCCTATATCAATTATATAATCGGCCATTTTTATTACATCCATATTATGTTCTATAATAAGGACAGTATTTCCTTTATTTGTCAATTCGTTTAAAACGTCCATTAATACCCGAATATCTTCAAAGTGTAAACCAGTGGTAGGCTCGTCTAAGATATAAAAAGTATTTCCCGTATCGCGTTTTGAAAGCTCGGTAGCAAGTTTTATTCGCTGGGCTTCCCCACCTGAAAGGGTGGTACTTTGCTGGCCCAAAGTGATATAGCCTAAACCAACATCTTTAATAGTTTTTAGCTTTCTATATATCTTGGGAATTGGTTCAAAAAAGGTTGTTGCTTCGTTAATAGTCATTTCTAAAACGTCAGCTATAGATTTTCCTTTGTATCTAATTTCCAGAGTTTCACGGTTAAAGCGTTTTCCCTGGCAGGTTTCGCATTCTACGTAAACGTCTGGGAGGAAATTCATTTCAATAACTCGTAATCCGCCACCTCTACAGGTTTCACATCTACCGCCTTTTACATTAAAACTGAATCTTCCAGGTTTATAACCACGAATAAGAGACTCGGGAGTTTTTGCAAATAAACTTCTAATTTCTGAAAACACACCGGTATAAGTGGCCGGGTTAGATCTTGGAGTTCTCCCAATTGGTGTCTGGTTAATATCAATTACTTTATCGGCGTTATCCAGTCCTTTAATTGTTTTATAAGGTTTTGGTTCTTTTACGCCATTAAAATAATGGGCGTTCATAATAGGATATAACGTCTCGTTAATGAGAGTAGATTTACCACTTCCGGAAACACCGGTTACCGCAATCATTTGTCCTAAAGGAATTTTAATTGAAACATTCTTAAGATTATTTCCAGTCGCTCCTTTTAGTTCTATATGCTTTCCGTTTCCTTTTCTTCTTTCTTTAGGAATAGCAATTTGTTTACTTCCGTTTAAATAAGAAGCGGTAAGGGTATCGTGTTTTAATAATTCTGAAGGTGGCCCTTCACTTATAATTTCACCACCATATTTTCCGGCCCTTGGCCCAATATCAATCACATAATCGGCGCGTTCTATCATATCCTTATCGTGTTCTACCACAATAACAGAATTGCCAATATCACGAAGAGCAATTAAAGAATTAATGAGTTTCTCGTTGTCCCGTTGATGCAAACCAATACTTGGTTCATCTAAAATATAGAGTACCCCAACCAGCTGAGAACCAATTTGCGTTGCCAATCTTATTCGTTGTGCTTCCCCACCCGAAAGTGATTTTGAACCGCGATTAAGTGAAAGATAGGTGAGCCCAACGTCTACAAGAAAACCAATTCTTGTTCTAATTTCTTTAATAACTTCAGAAGCAATCTGGTTTTGTTTTTCGCTCAGTTTTTTTTCCAAACCATTAAACCATTTAGCCAGGTCTTCAATATCCATCAAAGAAAGTTCAGCTATATTTTTATTATTAATTCTAAAATAAAGCGATTCTTTCTTAAGTCGGCTGCCTTCACAAACAGGACATTCAACTTTATCCATATATTCTTTAGCCCAGCGTCTTAACGAAGTAGAATCGTTATTATTAAAAGTGGTTTCAATAAACGTTGCGACACCTTCAAAATTGATCTTGAACTCACGGGTTATCCCAAGACTTTTAGATTCTTTCGTAAAGGTCTCTTTCCCGCCGTTAAGAATAAACTTCATTGCGGCATCTGGAATTTTAGAAACAGGATCTGTGAGTTTAAAGTCCCAGCGTTCAGCAATTAATTCAAGCTGAGAAAACACCCAATTTTTCTTTTGCGGGCCGTGGGGAGCTAAAGCTCCATTTTTAATCGATTTTGAATTATCAGGAATAATTTTATCAATATTCACCTGGTATAGCGTACCAATGCCGTTACAACTTGGGCAGGCACCTTTGGGAGAATTAAAAGAAAAAGTGTTAGGTTCTGGATTAGGATAAGAGATCCCGGTTGTAGGGCACATTAAATTTCTGCTGAAATAACGAACATTTTCAGTTTCCTGGTCTAAAATTATTAGCGTATCACTGCCGTGATACATCGCAGTTTTTATGCTCTCGTCCAGCCGCTTTTGTGCATCGGTCTTATCATCAATTTTTAATCTATCGATTACAATTTCAATATCGTGGGTTTTGTACCGGTCTAGTTTCATTCCTTTTACCAGGTCCCTAACTTCACCATTTACCCTTGCTTTAAGAAATCCCTGCTTGGCTATTTGTTCAAATAACTCACGGTAATGCCCTTTTCTGGATTTAACCACCGGAGCCAAAACGCTTACTTTTTTTCCTTTAAAATCTTTTAAAATGAGATCTTTTATTTGGCTATCACTGTAACTAACCATTTTTTCACCGGTCTTATAACTATAAGCATCGCCGGCGCGTGCATAAAGTAAGCGTAAGAAA is a window of Salegentibacter salegens DNA encoding:
- a CDS encoding gluzincin family metallopeptidase, with the protein product MRFYLFYLFFFVGIGWGFTQNSISLNAHLNDSTHTFTIEQELVYTNSSNDTLTQIYLNDWANAFSAKDTPLAKRFAEEFARRFRFAKNEERGATYINKLTNTENESLIWERPNQAQDLIRVNLYNPLLPGKSITINLDYEVKVPIDKFTRYGVDSNNNYKLRYWYITPGVYKNGNWEVYSHKDLGDQYNAMHDVEITLTTPPKYYVGSALDFESVRTSNGSKTVKLSGKDQLDTKLYLTNSFIFESIRTEAHEVFTNVDDDELQPEIKRILLDRIIKYYNNRLGEYPHKNIFVTRDDYLNSPIYGLNQLPGFIRPFPDGFQYDIKQFKTITNYLLKNSVHINPRKEQWVHDAILVSLMIDYVNEYYPKMKLLGNLSNIIGIRWFHAADLEFNDQYQFLYMNMARMNLDQPLTAAQDSLVKFNKNIANAYKAGVGLKYLEDYLGNDKVKNAVKEFYQENKIQPTTAEAFEQTLKSHANKDISWFFQDYVDSNKKIDFTIQRLYKTKDSLRVTIKNKRKTDFPVSLYGLKDGEIIFKKWVENIDKTKTIEIARQDVDRLALNYEQKIPEFNQRDNYKAVTKLFNKPLQFRLLQDIEDPRYNQLFFMPEFNYNLYDGISIGPKLYNKTVLSKTFNFNISPKYGFNSETIVGSASLSNTHQFENKELYKISYGLGGTRYSYGYNLFYEKYTPFLNFSFRDKYLRDNERQNLLIRNVNVRRDSDPDKTLDEPNYNVFNINYRYSKPHLVDYYSASFDFQLAEKFSKISMSLEYRKLFRNNRQINLRFFTGTFLYSDDMETNYFSFALDRPTDYLFDYNYYGRSQGSGLFSQQIIVAEGGFKSQLQPEYANQWLTTLNASTNLYKWFFIYGDVGLVKNQHQNARFLYDSGVRLSLVDDYFEVFFPVYSNLGWEVAQENYDQKIRFIVSLDLNTLIRLFTRRWY
- a CDS encoding LOG family protein; the protein is MNNNLKNKAWNEIKTNDSWAIFKIMGEFVNGYEKLSQIGPCVSIFGSARTKPDQKYYKLAEKISKKIVENGYGVITGGGPGIMEAGNKGAHLGGGTSVGLNIDLPFEQHDNPYIDNDKSLDFDYFFVRKVMFVKYSQGFVVMPGGFGTLDELFEAITLIQTHKIDKFPIILVGRDFWGGLVDWVQKTLLDTFQNISAPDMDLVQVVDTEDEVIEILNEFYGEYNLSPNF
- the uvrA gene encoding excinuclease ABC subunit UvrA — its product is MAKTEEFIEVLGARVHNLKNIDVNIPREKLVVITGLSGSGKSSLAFDTIYAEGQRRYIETFSAYARQFLGGLERPDVDKIEGLSPVIAIEQKTTSKNPRSTVGTITEIYDFLRLLYARAGDAYSYKTGEKMVSYSDSQIKDLILKDFKGKKVSVLAPVVKSRKGHYRELFEQIAKQGFLKARVNGEVRDLVKGMKLDRYKTHDIEIVIDRLKIDDKTDAQKRLDESIKTAMYHGSDTLIILDQETENVRYFSRNLMCPTTGISYPNPEPNTFSFNSPKGACPSCNGIGTLYQVNIDKIIPDNSKSIKNGALAPHGPQKKNWVFSQLELIAERWDFKLTDPVSKIPDAAMKFILNGGKETFTKESKSLGITREFKINFEGVATFIETTFNNNDSTSLRRWAKEYMDKVECPVCEGSRLKKESLYFRINNKNIAELSLMDIEDLAKWFNGLEKKLSEKQNQIASEVIKEIRTRIGFLVDVGLTYLSLNRGSKSLSGGEAQRIRLATQIGSQLVGVLYILDEPSIGLHQRDNEKLINSLIALRDIGNSVIVVEHDKDMIERADYVIDIGPRAGKYGGEIISEGPPSELLKHDTLTASYLNGSKQIAIPKERRKGNGKHIELKGATGNNLKNVSIKIPLGQMIAVTGVSGSGKSTLINETLYPIMNAHYFNGVKEPKPYKTIKGLDNADKVIDINQTPIGRTPRSNPATYTGVFSEIRSLFAKTPESLIRGYKPGRFSFNVKGGRCETCRGGGLRVIEMNFLPDVYVECETCQGKRFNRETLEIRYKGKSIADVLEMTINEATTFFEPIPKIYRKLKTIKDVGLGYITLGQQSTTLSGGEAQRIKLATELSKRDTGNTFYILDEPTTGLHFEDIRVLMDVLNELTNKGNTVLIIEHNMDVIKMADYIIDIGPEGGKNGGKVIAKGTPEEVAKSKKSYTAGFLKKELH